One genomic segment of Chitinophaga parva includes these proteins:
- a CDS encoding alpha-amylase family glycosyl hydrolase — protein sequence MNLLNLMLLLLLACSKGGQAPAAPAPPVTPPTQPVETTPDQYGTPFNKVPDAADAVIYQVNMRAFSAAGDLRGVQQRLDSIRALGVNVVYLLPVYPVGVLKSVNSPYCIKDFNSVAPEFGTLDDLRALVEDAHQHGMAVILDWVADHTAWDHPWITAHKDWYQQDGGGNIIAPPGTGWNDVAALNYKSTDLRKAMIKAMQSWIYTANVDGYRCDAADFVPHDFWVQAIDSLQKITTHKLLLYAEGTRKDQFQAGFQLEYGMGFYYTLKDKVFGAGASVKLIDSVNNAEYSGALPLSQVVRYTSNHDVNSSDGTPLELFGGRQGSLAVFTVAALMKSVPMLYNGQEIGCTQRLTYFNNSTPIDWTPAPDITAAYKAILAFRSGSNAVKTGALASYSSDDVCVFTKTAGSKQVLVMANLRNKTVTYNLPAAIAPTGWRNAFDGSTATLAAAVALQPYEYRVLRND from the coding sequence ATGAACTTGTTGAACCTAATGCTGCTGCTGCTCCTGGCATGTTCCAAAGGCGGCCAGGCCCCCGCTGCGCCTGCGCCCCCGGTAACGCCACCCACGCAGCCCGTGGAAACCACGCCCGATCAATACGGCACGCCCTTCAATAAAGTGCCCGATGCCGCCGATGCGGTGATCTACCAGGTGAATATGCGCGCCTTCAGCGCCGCCGGTGATCTCAGGGGCGTGCAACAACGCCTGGACTCCATCAGGGCCCTGGGCGTAAATGTGGTGTACCTGCTGCCGGTATACCCGGTAGGGGTACTGAAATCGGTGAACTCACCCTACTGCATTAAGGATTTTAACAGTGTGGCGCCGGAATTTGGCACCCTGGATGATCTGCGTGCCCTGGTGGAGGACGCCCATCAGCACGGCATGGCCGTGATCCTGGACTGGGTGGCAGACCATACGGCCTGGGACCATCCCTGGATCACCGCACATAAAGACTGGTACCAGCAGGATGGTGGCGGCAACATCATAGCCCCACCTGGCACGGGTTGGAACGATGTGGCAGCGCTTAATTACAAAAGCACAGACCTGCGCAAGGCCATGATCAAAGCCATGCAAAGCTGGATCTACACCGCCAATGTAGACGGCTACCGCTGCGATGCCGCTGATTTTGTGCCCCACGATTTCTGGGTGCAGGCCATTGATTCGCTGCAAAAGATCACCACGCACAAGCTGCTGCTGTATGCGGAAGGTACGCGCAAAGACCAGTTCCAGGCGGGCTTCCAGCTGGAGTATGGCATGGGTTTTTACTATACACTGAAAGATAAAGTGTTTGGAGCCGGCGCTTCGGTGAAGCTGATAGACAGTGTAAATAACGCAGAGTACAGCGGCGCGTTGCCGTTGTCGCAGGTAGTGCGCTATACATCCAACCATGATGTGAACAGTTCCGACGGTACACCGCTGGAGCTGTTTGGCGGCAGGCAGGGCTCACTGGCAGTGTTCACCGTGGCGGCGCTGATGAAGAGTGTGCCCATGCTTTACAATGGGCAGGAGATAGGTTGTACCCAGCGCCTCACGTATTTTAATAACAGCACGCCCATAGACTGGACGCCGGCGCCGGATATTACGGCGGCGTACAAAGCCATCCTTGCTTTCCGCAGTGGCAGCAATGCCGTGAAAACCGGTGCGCTGGCCAGTTACAGCAGTGATGATGTGTGCGTGTTCACCAAAACAGCTGGCAGCAAACAGGTGCTGGTGATGGCTAACCTCCGTAATAAAACAGTGACCTATAACCTGCCGGCAGCAATCGCGCCTACGGGCTGGCGCAATGCCTTCGATGGCAGTACCGCTACCCTGGCTGCCGCTGTGGCATTACAACCTTATGAGTACCGGGTGCTGCGTAATGACTGA
- a CDS encoding chloride channel protein, protein MNDADRIPIAPSLKQREVTVPPIPGAMINKRVFYLSLQAIFNALLIGVVARVLVYLINFVTNLSFYGRVSFEEASPAGHHWGWFVVFVPIIGSVIVGIMARYGSPAIRGHGIPEAMEKIILDESRIPPIIAILKPLSAAISIGTGGPFGAEGPIIATGGALGSFSGQWMHISSSERKIMLAAGACAGMSAIFGSPLAAVLLAIELLLFEFSPRSIIPVALACITGAGMHIALFGSTPVFAMPDIPVATNSGLLLYAALGILIGVIASLVSKSVYAVEDLFEKLPIHWMWWPAIGAVAVGVVGYFAPFTMGVGYDNIQHLLTGNMALTMLLSLCLLKYISWVIALGSGTSGGTLAPLFTIGGALGALLGVGVLHFFPTAEIDVATCALIGMAAMFAGASRAVLTAIIFSLETTGQHHGLQPLLAACIAAYFVSFFLMKGSIMTEKILRRGVRTPDAYTPDVLENAYVRDIFQPAPPRAAGDDMITIAAGASIAQAAALMGQHKVKELYVLEQPDHRVTLGTLSADAILAYYAAQQEKKNRYQSPMGTRKLIVRGRRVFY, encoded by the coding sequence ATGAACGACGCAGACCGGATACCGATTGCTCCCTCGCTGAAACAGCGGGAGGTTACTGTGCCCCCTATACCTGGCGCTATGATCAATAAGCGGGTGTTCTACCTCAGCCTGCAGGCAATTTTCAATGCCCTGCTCATCGGCGTGGTGGCCCGTGTACTGGTGTACCTCATTAACTTTGTGACCAACCTTTCGTTTTATGGCCGTGTTTCTTTTGAAGAAGCCTCGCCTGCCGGCCACCACTGGGGCTGGTTCGTCGTCTTTGTTCCCATCATTGGCAGCGTGATAGTAGGCATCATGGCCCGCTACGGCTCGCCCGCCATCCGGGGGCATGGTATTCCCGAGGCCATGGAAAAGATCATCCTCGACGAAAGCCGTATCCCTCCCATCATTGCCATCCTTAAACCCTTGTCTGCCGCTATTTCCATAGGCACTGGTGGTCCCTTCGGCGCAGAAGGTCCCATCATTGCCACCGGCGGCGCGCTGGGCTCCTTCAGCGGACAATGGATGCATATATCTTCCAGCGAGCGTAAGATCATGCTGGCAGCCGGTGCCTGCGCGGGTATGTCCGCCATCTTTGGCAGTCCCCTGGCCGCCGTGCTCCTGGCTATAGAACTGTTATTATTTGAATTTTCCCCCCGGTCCATCATCCCGGTAGCCCTGGCGTGCATCACCGGTGCGGGCATGCACATTGCCCTCTTTGGTTCTACGCCCGTATTTGCCATGCCGGATATTCCCGTCGCTACAAACAGTGGCCTGCTGTTGTATGCCGCCCTGGGTATATTGATCGGTGTGATCGCTTCCCTGGTGTCCAAATCTGTATACGCGGTGGAAGACCTCTTTGAGAAACTGCCCATCCACTGGATGTGGTGGCCCGCTATTGGCGCGGTAGCGGTAGGGGTAGTGGGTTACTTTGCCCCCTTTACCATGGGTGTAGGGTACGATAATATCCAGCACCTGCTTACCGGCAACATGGCCCTCACTATGTTATTATCCCTATGCCTGCTCAAGTACATTTCCTGGGTCATAGCCCTGGGCAGCGGCACTTCCGGTGGTACGCTGGCGCCCTTATTCACGATTGGTGGTGCGCTGGGTGCACTGCTGGGGGTGGGTGTACTCCACTTCTTCCCCACCGCAGAAATTGATGTGGCCACGTGTGCCCTCATTGGCATGGCCGCCATGTTTGCCGGCGCATCCCGCGCGGTGCTCACGGCCATCATCTTTTCCTTGGAGACCACCGGTCAGCATCATGGGCTGCAACCTTTGCTGGCAGCGTGTATCGCGGCTTACTTCGTGTCTTTCTTCCTGATGAAAGGCAGCATCATGACGGAAAAAATATTACGCCGTGGCGTGCGCACACCCGATGCCTATACACCAGATGTGCTGGAAAATGCGTACGTGCGTGATATCTTCCAGCCGGCTCCTCCCCGTGCGGCAGGCGATGATATGATCACCATTGCCGCAGGCGCCAGTATTGCACAGGCAGCAGCGTTAATGGGCCAGCATAAAGTAAAAGAACTGTACGTGCTGGAACAGCCGGATCATAGGGTAACACTAGGTACTTTATCTGCCGACGCTATCCTGGCTTACTATGCCGCACAGCAGGAAAAAAAGAACCGTTATCAATCGCCCATGGGCACCCGCAAGCTGATCGTACGGGGCCGGAGGGTATTTTATTAA
- a CDS encoding Crp/Fnr family transcriptional regulator: MQGTDCNIESCFLCQSCIPAWRAAIAASKQTLAFRKGEVIFREGDKVQGIFFLYEGAVKVHQSWEEQKELILRFATAGDVIGLRGIGDTYPVTATALDDTRLCFIDNVFYEASLQTNPSLTYKMMQRYALELQQAELRMRNLAHMEVKGRIAAALLDLKQVFGLDKEKYIALAVTRQDIASYAGAAYETVFKFFVELTNENIIATSGKHIKILNETALKNYVKQPGKGA, from the coding sequence ATGCAAGGAACCGATTGCAATATTGAAAGCTGTTTTTTATGCCAGTCCTGCATACCGGCCTGGCGGGCGGCCATTGCGGCTAGTAAGCAAACGCTGGCATTCCGTAAAGGGGAAGTGATCTTCCGCGAGGGGGATAAAGTGCAGGGCATCTTCTTTCTATATGAAGGGGCCGTAAAGGTGCACCAGTCCTGGGAAGAGCAGAAAGAACTCATCCTGCGCTTTGCCACCGCCGGCGATGTGATAGGCCTGCGCGGCATTGGCGATACCTACCCGGTAACGGCCACCGCGCTGGATGATACCAGGCTTTGTTTTATTGATAACGTCTTTTATGAAGCCTCCCTGCAAACCAATCCTTCCCTTACGTATAAAATGATGCAGCGCTATGCACTGGAACTGCAACAGGCAGAGCTGCGCATGCGCAACCTGGCGCATATGGAGGTAAAAGGCCGCATTGCGGCTGCCCTGCTGGACCTGAAACAGGTCTTTGGCCTGGATAAGGAAAAATACATTGCCCTGGCGGTGACCCGCCAGGATATTGCGTCATACGCCGGTGCGGCGTATGAAACGGTGTTCAAGTTCTTCGTGGAGCTTACTAACGAAAATATCATTGCCACCAGCGGCAAGCACATTAAGATCCTGAACGAAACGGCGCTGAAAAATTATGTGAAGCAGCCCGGGAAGGGTGCCTGA
- a CDS encoding DinB family protein has translation MSTTPPLPEYWMRGPVAGIPGLLQPVAHALLQAREEVQQLMTDFPPELLWKRPAGLASPAFHLQHLRGVLDRLASYARAEQLSPAQLEVLGQEGKEDAALTARVLTENFSRQVDLMLAQLQTTDPATLEDFRNVGRRALPSTVMGLLFHAAEHTMRHTGQLLVTVRVLKDELL, from the coding sequence ATGAGCACAACACCTCCCCTCCCCGAATACTGGATGCGCGGCCCGGTGGCCGGCATACCCGGATTGCTGCAACCTGTGGCCCATGCCCTGCTGCAGGCCCGGGAAGAAGTACAGCAACTGATGACGGACTTCCCGCCGGAACTGCTGTGGAAGCGCCCCGCGGGGTTGGCCTCCCCGGCGTTCCACCTGCAGCACCTGCGCGGAGTGCTGGACCGGCTGGCTTCTTATGCGCGGGCAGAGCAGCTCTCTCCTGCCCAGCTGGAGGTCCTGGGCCAGGAAGGCAAAGAAGACGCAGCCCTCACGGCCAGGGTGCTCACGGAAAACTTCAGTCGCCAGGTAGACCTGATGCTGGCGCAACTGCAAACCACGGATCCAGCCACCCTGGAGGATTTCAGGAACGTAGGGCGCCGTGCGCTCCCCAGCACGGTCATGGGGCTGCTCTTCCATGCGGCGGAGCATACCATGCGCCATACCGGCCAGCTGCTGGTAACGGTGCGGGTGTTAAAAGATGAGTTGCTATAA
- a CDS encoding transglutaminase domain-containing protein, with product MRVKPFLLQLAFVLASATHAWAADDQTNVSISAQQETYTFTKGGKEHPVTVQELLHTTYKCNEFRTSIPIVAFYNDQVAMGDVRAWVDGSRVKGLRPNFSLYEVDDIFYSDARVCTFSLPLTKAGTESETEMEMTVLDPRYFNTVYFSEPYAVGKKEIKMVVPRWMKATIKELNFNGFQISKQVSYDARADADVYVYTATNLPAMAREKRCPGPSYLYPHLLVMSQSATMDGNTLQYLGTVDGLYAWYHGLVKQVSNDEAVMKTKATEITKGITGDSARIGAVYNWVQDNIRYIAYEDGIAGFKPEAAQNVLQHKYGDCKGMANLTCQLLKALGYDARLCWIGTDHIAYDYSLPTLAVDNHMICAVNLNGKRYFLDATESYIGMNKYAQRIQGRQVLIEDGDHYILDHVPTRDVQQNVSYEKRALKIAGTDLTGRVEHSWKGESEEDLLGNIHGLRSEKVNDALVQYLAEADNKYTISNLQTSDLKNWNADLDIHYDLVHKDAVTSFGKDIYIEPDFRKEYSGMSFDTTRRTQDFLFPYKEKTVTETSLEIPAGYVAAALPNNLSIERAGYTFRITYRKDANRIIYYKEILIRNVKLARDQFRQWNEDVQALQNTYLQQITLTKQA from the coding sequence ATGCGCGTTAAGCCCTTTCTTCTACAACTGGCCTTTGTCCTGGCCAGCGCCACGCATGCCTGGGCGGCAGACGACCAGACCAACGTTTCCATCAGTGCACAGCAGGAAACCTACACCTTTACCAAAGGCGGTAAGGAGCATCCCGTAACCGTGCAGGAGCTCCTGCATACCACTTACAAATGCAATGAGTTCCGCACCAGTATACCCATCGTGGCGTTTTATAACGACCAGGTGGCCATGGGCGATGTGCGTGCCTGGGTGGATGGCAGCCGGGTAAAAGGCCTCCGGCCCAATTTTTCTTTATACGAGGTGGACGATATTTTTTATTCTGATGCCAGGGTATGCACCTTCTCCCTGCCCCTTACCAAAGCAGGTACGGAAAGTGAAACGGAGATGGAAATGACGGTACTGGACCCGCGTTATTTCAATACTGTGTATTTCAGTGAGCCTTATGCCGTGGGTAAAAAGGAAATAAAAATGGTGGTGCCCCGCTGGATGAAGGCCACCATCAAAGAGCTCAATTTTAATGGCTTCCAGATCAGCAAACAGGTGAGCTATGATGCCAGGGCAGATGCCGATGTATACGTGTACACTGCAACTAACCTGCCGGCCATGGCACGGGAAAAGCGCTGCCCCGGCCCTTCTTACCTGTATCCCCATTTGCTGGTCATGAGCCAGTCTGCCACCATGGATGGTAATACCCTGCAATACCTGGGCACTGTAGACGGGCTGTATGCCTGGTATCATGGCCTGGTAAAACAGGTCAGCAATGATGAAGCCGTGATGAAAACCAAAGCCACGGAGATCACGAAAGGTATCACCGGCGATAGTGCCCGCATTGGCGCGGTGTACAACTGGGTACAGGACAATATCCGCTACATTGCGTATGAAGATGGCATTGCCGGCTTTAAACCGGAAGCCGCGCAAAATGTATTGCAACATAAATACGGCGACTGTAAAGGCATGGCCAATCTCACCTGCCAGCTGCTGAAGGCATTGGGCTACGATGCCCGCCTGTGCTGGATAGGCACGGATCATATTGCTTACGATTATTCATTGCCCACATTGGCAGTGGACAATCATATGATCTGCGCGGTGAACCTGAATGGCAAACGCTATTTCCTGGATGCCACGGAGTCCTACATTGGCATGAATAAATACGCGCAGCGCATACAGGGGCGCCAGGTACTCATAGAGGATGGCGATCATTACATCCTGGACCACGTGCCTACCCGCGATGTACAGCAGAATGTTTCTTATGAAAAGCGCGCCCTGAAAATAGCCGGCACAGACCTTACCGGCAGGGTGGAACACAGCTGGAAAGGGGAAAGCGAAGAAGACCTGCTGGGCAACATCCACGGCCTGCGCTCTGAAAAAGTGAACGACGCCCTGGTGCAATACCTGGCGGAGGCTGATAACAAGTACACCATCAGCAACCTGCAAACCTCGGACCTGAAAAACTGGAATGCAGACCTGGACATCCACTATGACCTGGTGCATAAAGATGCGGTGACCAGCTTTGGGAAAGATATTTACATAGAGCCGGATTTCCGCAAGGAATATAGCGGGATGAGTTTTGATACCACCAGGCGTACACAGGATTTCCTCTTCCCCTACAAGGAAAAAACCGTTACGGAAACTTCCCTGGAAATACCCGCCGGCTATGTGGCCGCGGCCCTGCCCAATAACCTCAGCATAGAGCGCGCCGGTTATACTTTCCGTATTACCTACCGGAAAGATGCCAACCGGATCATTTACTATAAAGAGATCCTGATCCGGAATGTAAAGCTGGCGCGGGACCAGTTCCGCCAGTGGAATGAAGATGTACAGGCCTTGCAAAATACCTATCTGCAGCAGATCACCCTTACCAAACAAGCATAA
- a CDS encoding DUF3857 domain-containing protein translates to MKLFRIYSLAAALVLCIASVQAQDRMDRRYDEDAAAARQAVWAWDLPAFNKPDFSKISTRESQVIVAKHMEVLATGKQRGDLGKGFYFIKTVRTMVKINDKAALDDYSELDFQKRTNESGLYSTATANYVGARIIKPDGTVKEVNVKDDAVSTKQTDWDRRAKLAIPDLQVGDILDFFVQYQARGPVSIFEQQVFAMGDDCPIMSYSIHCKIDNDFAIVYRAVNGAPEFKQQEEDGSIMLDLLVRNLPAMPTTLWMSPFRQIPLIRMEYLFNPRGGDFAAGHVYKTVSEEKVKTAALQRLSEFKKYAASAYFPEVGELKSMIRRYEKQRGKDIPKDSLSAYVYYGMRYLMLYKINTFDSRMVVDRSRNDWRVNNNKFAMLLSEALHHFDIDCDFIFATSRFGPDRSELLDLDDYEYILRTHEAKPVFMSAAGMFTGYAEMRYDLEGAVAPAFYGTSGKKFESRAEQMTATLPVSTAAENAHLEKMKVQLDNNMQLVDIKRTVTLKGHLRVDEQRQLMVYEDYNEAERKALGIPNTFMEEMSGSRRNKALIDDYTGAFADARKAVKDQFMSDIKGDFDNPVKELKSYSVDKMGLRHTDPDFVYSSDFTMEGLVKRAGNNYILDAGKLIGSQLTIKPSQRERKVDVYMPFARTYQYDIDLQVPKGYTVEGVDKLNRKVDNDCGTFNVTASQAGDVVTLHISKVYKNAFEPVAQWADVLKVVDAANDFQGEKLLLKKS, encoded by the coding sequence ATGAAATTATTCCGCATTTATAGCCTGGCAGCCGCACTGGTGCTGTGTATAGCCAGTGTGCAGGCCCAGGACCGGATGGACCGCCGGTATGATGAAGACGCGGCTGCCGCGCGCCAGGCCGTGTGGGCCTGGGACCTGCCGGCGTTTAATAAACCGGATTTCAGTAAGATCAGCACCAGGGAATCGCAGGTGATCGTGGCAAAGCATATGGAGGTGCTGGCCACGGGCAAGCAGCGGGGCGACCTCGGCAAAGGTTTTTACTTTATCAAAACGGTGCGCACCATGGTGAAGATCAATGACAAGGCGGCGCTGGACGACTACTCTGAACTGGACTTCCAGAAAAGGACCAATGAATCCGGTTTGTATAGCACCGCTACCGCTAACTATGTGGGCGCCCGTATTATAAAACCGGACGGCACGGTGAAGGAAGTGAATGTGAAAGACGATGCCGTATCTACCAAACAAACCGATTGGGACCGCCGTGCCAAGCTGGCCATCCCGGACCTGCAGGTCGGCGACATCCTGGATTTCTTTGTGCAGTACCAGGCCCGCGGGCCGGTAAGCATTTTTGAACAGCAGGTCTTTGCCATGGGCGATGACTGCCCCATTATGAGCTATTCCATCCACTGCAAAATAGACAATGACTTTGCCATCGTGTACCGCGCGGTGAACGGCGCGCCGGAATTTAAACAGCAGGAAGAAGACGGCTCCATTATGCTGGACCTGCTGGTGCGCAACCTGCCGGCCATGCCTACTACGCTGTGGATGTCGCCCTTCCGCCAGATCCCCCTTATCCGTATGGAGTACCTCTTCAATCCCCGGGGCGGTGATTTTGCAGCAGGCCATGTGTACAAAACCGTGTCTGAGGAAAAGGTGAAAACCGCCGCCCTGCAACGGTTGTCTGAGTTTAAGAAATATGCGGCCAGCGCCTATTTTCCCGAAGTAGGGGAGCTGAAATCCATGATACGCCGCTATGAAAAGCAGCGGGGTAAAGACATTCCGAAGGACAGCCTGTCCGCTTACGTGTATTACGGCATGCGCTACCTGATGCTGTATAAGATCAATACTTTTGACAGCCGCATGGTGGTAGACCGCAGCCGCAACGACTGGCGGGTGAACAATAACAAGTTTGCCATGCTGCTCTCTGAAGCCCTGCACCATTTTGATATTGACTGTGATTTCATTTTTGCTACGTCCCGTTTTGGGCCGGATAGAAGTGAGCTGCTGGATCTGGACGACTATGAATACATCCTGCGCACGCATGAAGCCAAACCGGTGTTCATGAGCGCCGCGGGTATGTTTACCGGCTACGCCGAAATGCGGTACGACCTGGAAGGCGCCGTGGCGCCGGCTTTCTACGGCACCAGCGGCAAAAAGTTTGAGTCGCGCGCGGAGCAGATGACAGCAACACTGCCGGTGAGCACCGCCGCAGAAAATGCGCACCTGGAAAAAATGAAAGTGCAGCTGGATAACAACATGCAGCTGGTAGACATTAAACGCACCGTAACCCTGAAAGGGCACCTGCGCGTGGATGAGCAACGCCAGCTGATGGTATATGAGGATTACAATGAGGCAGAGCGCAAGGCACTGGGCATACCCAATACCTTCATGGAAGAAATGTCCGGCAGCCGCCGTAACAAGGCGCTGATAGACGATTACACCGGCGCTTTTGCAGATGCCCGCAAAGCCGTGAAGGACCAGTTTATGAGCGATATCAAAGGCGATTTTGACAACCCCGTAAAAGAGCTGAAAAGTTACAGCGTGGACAAAATGGGCCTGCGCCACACCGATCCTGATTTTGTGTACAGCTCTGATTTCACCATGGAAGGCCTGGTGAAGCGCGCCGGTAATAATTACATCCTGGATGCCGGGAAGCTTATTGGCTCCCAGCTCACCATCAAACCCTCCCAGCGGGAGCGCAAGGTGGATGTGTACATGCCTTTTGCCCGCACTTACCAGTATGATATAGACCTGCAGGTGCCAAAAGGGTATACCGTGGAAGGGGTGGATAAGCTGAACCGCAAGGTGGACAACGATTGCGGCACGTTCAACGTAACCGCCAGCCAGGCGGGCGATGTGGTGACCCTGCACATCAGCAAGGTGTATAAGAATGCGTTTGAACCGGTGGCCCAATGGGCGGATGTGCTGAAGGTGGTAGACGCCGCCAACGATTTCCAGGGAGAGAAGCTGCTGCTGAAGAAAAGCTAA
- a CDS encoding DUF4251 domain-containing protein, with protein sequence MSASQLLKWGGLLLLSIVVQAGWAQKKGAAKDSARVAAALNDHRFVFVPQQMMPMGGRVRQVTPDYTVKVSGDTLRSYLPYVGRAYSAPIGSTTGPLDFTTPVTYILATRKKGGWLVTLKPVNSRDIQRYEFTIFDSGSASLSVTSTNRQPISYNGYVQPVGQK encoded by the coding sequence ATGAGCGCAAGCCAATTGCTGAAGTGGGGCGGTTTGTTACTATTAAGCATCGTGGTACAGGCAGGGTGGGCCCAGAAGAAGGGTGCAGCTAAAGACAGTGCCCGGGTGGCAGCGGCCCTGAACGACCACCGTTTTGTCTTTGTGCCCCAGCAAATGATGCCTATGGGCGGGCGGGTACGCCAGGTAACGCCAGACTACACGGTAAAAGTGAGCGGAGATACGCTGAGGTCCTACCTGCCTTATGTGGGCCGTGCATACTCGGCGCCTATAGGGTCTACCACCGGTCCGCTGGACTTTACCACGCCGGTAACCTACATACTGGCCACCCGGAAGAAGGGGGGCTGGCTGGTAACGCTGAAACCTGTAAATTCCCGGGACATCCAGCGGTATGAATTCACCATTTTTGATTCCGGCTCCGCCAGCTTATCTGTGACCAGTACCAACCGGCAGCCCATATCGTACAATGGGTATGTGCAGCCGGTGGGCCAAAAATAA
- a CDS encoding Crp/Fnr family transcriptional regulator yields the protein MKSITQQKVARIFGSEMADLIEQHATPMTVPAEETIMLPDAYVKVLPLVLDGSIRIYRVDEEGKEVFLYYVEALQTCAMSVLASLGGDKSKVKAVTETEVKLLAIPGDLVERWMEEQISFRRFILHTCGQKFDDLFRAIDNLAFKKLDERLLEYIREACRNGGTNFVSMTHQELANEMNTSREVVSRLLKQMERQGVVRMARSRISLLERV from the coding sequence GTGAAAAGCATAACCCAACAAAAAGTAGCCCGCATTTTTGGCAGTGAAATGGCCGACCTGATAGAGCAACACGCCACGCCAATGACGGTGCCAGCCGAAGAGACCATCATGCTGCCGGATGCCTACGTTAAAGTATTGCCCCTGGTGCTGGACGGATCTATCCGCATTTACCGCGTGGATGAAGAAGGAAAGGAAGTATTCCTGTATTATGTGGAGGCGCTGCAAACCTGTGCCATGTCTGTACTGGCCAGCCTGGGCGGCGACAAAAGCAAGGTAAAGGCGGTCACCGAAACGGAGGTGAAGCTGCTGGCCATTCCCGGCGACCTGGTGGAACGCTGGATGGAAGAGCAGATCTCTTTCCGCCGGTTTATCCTGCACACCTGCGGGCAGAAATTTGATGATCTTTTCCGGGCCATTGATAATCTTGCATTTAAGAAGCTGGACGAGCGCCTGCTGGAGTACATCCGGGAAGCCTGCCGCAACGGTGGTACCAATTTTGTCAGTATGACGCACCAGGAACTGGCCAACGAAATGAACACTTCCCGGGAGGTGGTATCCCGCCTGCTGAAGCAGATGGAGCGGCAAGGCGTGGTGCGCATGGCCAGGAGCCGGATCTCTTTGTTGGAAAGAGTTTAG
- a CDS encoding RNA polymerase sigma factor — protein sequence MFNMPGADEYKQYTDAAQFSEADWVAGLLARDKNVIALCYDKYAPALYGYILKTVPSEPAAANVLSAAFLHIIKGIDDYRPSELRLFTWMLRITHWEMIRQTGEGLELPAGIVHRLPEGNGRRTG from the coding sequence ATGTTCAATATGCCTGGTGCAGACGAATACAAACAATACACCGATGCAGCACAATTCTCGGAAGCGGATTGGGTAGCAGGCTTGTTGGCGCGCGACAAAAACGTCATCGCCCTCTGCTACGACAAGTACGCCCCCGCATTGTACGGCTATATCCTCAAAACAGTACCCAGCGAACCTGCAGCGGCCAATGTGTTGTCCGCTGCATTTCTCCACATTATTAAGGGCATAGATGATTACCGGCCCTCCGAACTACGCCTCTTCACCTGGATGCTGCGGATCACCCACTGGGAAATGATCCGGCAAACCGGGGAAGGCCTTGAACTGCCGGCGGGCATAGTACACCGGCTGCCGGAAGGCAATGGGAGAAGAACGGGGTGA